A region of Dioscorea cayenensis subsp. rotundata cultivar TDr96_F1 unplaced genomic scaffold, TDr96_F1_v2_PseudoChromosome.rev07_lg8_w22 25.fasta BLBR01001918.1, whole genome shotgun sequence DNA encodes the following proteins:
- the LOC120257160 gene encoding subtilisin-like protease 4, with the protein MKLKLHFFFLISLLFFISHALPIINATDPSEVQTYIIHVLPQEKTVSSTSLDLQSYYKSFLPITSTSSSGDNKKMVYMYEKVISGFSARLTLQELNEVTTKDGFIAAYPNRLHTLLTTHTPEFLGLNLQNGLWNLSGHGEGIIIGLIDTGVFPNHPSFSDEGMPKPPSKWKGRCDFNASICNNKIIGAKTFLDGTTGMAPIDEEGHGTHTASTAAGSFVAGAEVLGNAKGISVGMAPKAHLAIYKVCGLEECADADVLAAMDAAISDGVDVLSISLASYTQIFFESSIVIGAFSAIEQGVFVSCSAGNAGPTASVIANDAPWILTVAASTMDRKILVRVKLGNGTVIDGESVNQDDHILPAGFLPLVYAGASGKVNASFCGNGSLDGLDVKGKIVLCDRGGDIARIGKGETVRIAGGMGMILTNKVADAYSILADVHVLPASHVSYSDGLKIKEYINTSSNPTARISFLGTKLGTSPAPAITSFSSRGPSLASPGILKPDITGPGVNVLAAWPFPVLPGNVSISSEVSFNIISGTSMSAPHLSGIAALIKSIHPDWSPAAIKSAIMTTADTMDRCGKPILDERLLPANFFAVGSGHVNPKKAINPGLVYDICPDDYIPYLCGLGFTNEQVGVITRRRIDCGSVKAIAEGELNYPSISVSFKDGKTSQTFERIVKNVGEVNSSYIVEIDAPSEVFIDVKPKELYFSETIQEIKFKITFSIYNVGNSTYSQGQLKWISDKRTVRSPISIMFK; encoded by the coding sequence ATGAAGTTGAAGTTGCACTTCTTCTTTCTTATAtccttgttattttttatctctCATGCATTACCAATTATCAATGCTACTGATCCTTCTGAGGTTCAAACATACATTATCCATGTATTACCACAAGAGAAGACAGTGTCATCAACTTCATTGGATCTGCAGAGTTACTACAAGTCCTTCCTTCCAATAACTTCTACAAGTAGCTCAGGAGACAATAAGAAGATGGTTTACATGTACGAGAAAGTCATCAGTGGTTTCTCTGCAAGACTTACACTTCAAGAGCTCAATGAAGTAACTACGAAGGATGGCTTCATTGCTGCTTATCCTAATCGGTTGCACACTCTCCTAACAACTCACACACCAGAGTTCTTAGGCTTGAACCTGCAAAATGGGTTGTGGAATTTGAGTGGACATGGAGAAGGGATCATCATTGGACTTATAGACACCGGTGTGTTTCCTAATCATCCTTCATTTAGCGATGAAGGCATGCCGAAACCGCCTTCAAAATGGAAGGGGAGGTGTGATTTCAATGCAAGTATATGCAACAACAAGATCATTGGCGCAAAAACGTTCCTTGATGGAACGACGGGGATGGCACCGATCGATGAGGAAGGTCATGGGACTCATACGGCTAGCACTGCTGCCGGCAGCTTTGTTGCCGGAGCTGAAGTCTTGGGAAATGCTAAGGGAATTTCCGTCGGGATGGCACCGAAAGCTCATCTAGCAATATACAAAGTGTGCGGGTTGGAAGAATGTGCAGACGCTGATGTATTGGCAGCTATGGATGCAGCTATCTCTGATGGCGTGGATGTGCTTTCGATCTCACTTGCCTCATACacacaaatattttttgagaGCAGTATTGTCATCGGAGCATTCAGTGCAATAGAGCAAGGGGTATTCGTCAGCTGCTCTGCGGGGAACGCTGGACCGACTGCAAGTGTGATCGCTAACGACGCACCATGGATTCTCACAGTAGCGGCAAGCACAATGGACAGGAAAATTTTAGTAAGAGTGAAGCTTGGCAATGGAACAGTGATTGATGGGGAATCAGTGAACCAAGATGATCACATTTTGCCTGCAGGTTTCTTGCCTTTAGTGTACGCTGGAGCTAGTGGCAAAGTTAACGCTAGTTTTTGCGGTAATGGTTCATTGGATGGTCTTGATGTGAAGGGGAAAATAGTTTTATGTGATAGAGGTGGCGACATTGCTAGAATTGGCAAAGGAGAGACAGTGCGGATTGCAGGTGGGATGGGAATGATACTCACAAACAAAGTTGCCGATGCGTACTCGATCTTAGCCGATGTACATGTGCTCCCGGCATCTCATGTTAGCTACTCAGATGGATTGAAGATAAAAGAATACATTAATACTTCAAGCAATCCAACGGCAAGAATATCCTTCCTAGGGACGAAGTTGGGAACATCACCAGCTCCGGCAATTACTTCGTTCTCGTCTCGTGGTCCGAGTCTTGCAAGCCCGGGGATTTTGAAGCCGGATATTACCGGTCCTGGTGTGAATGTTCTTGCTGCTTGGCCTTTTCCTGTTTTGCCCGGTAATGTTAGTATTTCATCTGAAGTTTCTTTCAATATAATCTCCGGCACTTCCATGTCTGCACCTCATCTAAGCGGAATTGCTGCACTTATCAAGTCTATCCATCCGGATTGGTCGCCGGCGGCTATCAAGTCAGCAATCATGACAACAGCTGATACTATGGATCGGTGCGGGAAGCCAATCTTGGATGAACGGCTTCTTCCTGCTAATTTTTTCGCAGTTGGCTCTGGTCATGTGAATCCAAAGAAAGCAATCAATCCCGGTTTGGTTTATGATATCTGTCCTGATGATTACATTCCTTATCTTTGTGGTTTGGGATTCACAAATGAACAAGTTGGAGTCATTACTCGCCGACGCATAGATTGTGGTTCAGTGAAAGCAATTGCTGAAGGAGAACTTAACTATCCTTCAATCTCTGTTTCATTCAAGGATGGAAAAACTTCCCAAACTTTCGAAAGGATTGTGAAGAACGTCGGAGAAGTTAACTCTAGTTACATTGTAGAAATTGATGCCCCATCAGAAGTATTTATAGATGTCAAGCCGAAAGAACTATATTTCAGTGAAACTATCCAAGAGATAAAGTTCAAGATTACATTCAGCATTTACAATGTTGGCAACTCCACTTACTCTCAAGGTCAATTGAAGTGGATTTCAGACAAACGGACAGTGAGGAGTCCAATATCTATTATGTTCAAATAA